TTTTTATAACCAAAAATTGATGATTCATCTCGAAGTTGCTGCCCAGGGGGAGTTACCATATGTTTACATAGATCACTTAGGGATTAGCCTTTTTGTGCGCCCCTAATGACTTCCAGGTAACGGCGTGTTACATGACTTGCCCGTGCCTGGGATGAGACGAGGAGCCCGGCCTTATTCCTACCCTTCCAGGCCCAGCCCACGCAGTAAATTCCGCCGAATTGTTGACGGTTtgcgaaaaagaggaaaaaacaAATCTGGGCTGTGGCTGCCTAATTGTTGTGTGAACTTTATGGGCCCGGGCCGATCGACGGGCAGGTCAGCCCACCAGCACCACCTTACGGGCCATGTTTGGTGTCCCCGTTCCCGCGCGACCTCTACGATCGCATCCTGGTTACTGGATTCTGGTCTTTGGGTCGCAATGGCGATGCGAAAGCGATCGCGTTCGCGTAGTCATAAAATCACCTTTTGTGCGCGGGCCTTCGATTGTTTTACAACATGTTTTGTCTTACGGACATTAAGGGGTTTTTTGTTTGCACACGAACCCGAACCAGTTTTTGGTAGTTCAGCGTTAATAAGTGAGTTTTAAGTACCTCCCTCGCGAGGCCAACTGGCCTGGGTGCTTCTGTTCCCGTGTCCGCCGAGTCCTTTTCGGGGATATATCGGTTATCCTCCATTGTGTCAGCTGCATTCACTTCTAATTATTTGACGCGACATTTGCAGTTTTATGATCCCATCGACCATCGCTGCAAtcaatgaatttattttttacagatCTATAGAGGATTTCTGGAACTCTCGGGATTACTCAATCGGCGCGAGCTTAGCGTTCTTTTTAGGGATTACAATTGGGACTAGCAGGGAAAATGAAATTCCTgcgaaaaattaataagaatgGATTTAGCTGACCTGGGATATGTAAGGTAGGATGTATATTTAACCAACTATACATTATTCCAATGAATATAGTATATTTCTTTGAGTAGAGAAAAAATATAGTCAAATGGTTTGAAAATAATTGGACAATGACTTCACAGTCTAATCttatatatgtaataatatatagttttataattaatgacacaatatgaatattttgaatttgttATATTGccaatattataataattaggCGCGTTTGCAATCTTATGATCACACGCGTGTCTgtcataaattataaataaatcaatttatttattattattcaaattgCGTTCAATTATTAGTTTTTATGTTAGTTAGGAGGTTTTGTAAATGGTTTTATTgctgttattaattatttaccAAATAGGGctaattttgcattttgcttCACGAAATGGGTTATAGTTTTGCAAAAGTCGTTATGAAATAATCGATATTTCAATTCCACCCATTTTTTAAACTTCCAGTGAAGCTTGATCGAAAATAAGTTCTCATGtgaatttaaattgattaGTTTACATTAAATGATGAAAAATGATCTTTTTTACATAAGCCCCTTGTATCACATGTAGCACCTTATCAATGCCAGACTTCTTCCGCTATTTTGAGTTCCCTGCGATTTTTTATAGTTGCTTACATGTCAATTATGGCATTAGCTTTACAACTAGAACCGAACCATAGTGCTTTGACAATATCGAGGCGCCCATATAAACGGCGATTGCTTGGCAAACACCAAAGGTCCGGACAATGGGGCTGTAAGCACAACAAGTGTGTGCAGATCAAACACGGTATATGGATATGGAGAATAAAATCCGGAGGATAAATCATTGATTGTTCTCGAGATAGAGGTATATCGCGACTATTACGACCGTGCCAACATAATTTTACAGCCACTAATTGCATAATACACACGCATCTCTGCAATTACTTAATTAGCCAACGGCAATTGCAATTAAAGTACATACAAATCGAAAGCGGGCCATAAAGGAAAAGGGGTTTTCTTGGCCAAGATATTACGACAAACTGCATACCTGGCTCAAAGGGGCGTGGCCACCTGCCGGCCAGCCATCGCAAAGCGGTGCGAAAGAGACGGAGCACCAGGCAGACGGAGACGGCGGTAGTCAAACACACAGGCCATCTTGAATTTTGAACGAGCAACGGAAATGAGGGTTAAAAAGACCCAAGTAAAGGCACAGCTCGTGCGCCAGAAAGAGACAACCAGTGAGTGCCGTCGGGCGGTGGTTGTTTTTATTTGAGCCTCTCTGCCTGTTTATCTGATTTTCCACTGCTTTGAGTTTTTTATCAGTCGAGTCTTGCTCTACGTTTCAGTACGTGTTCGACCTGCGTACTGAGTTGACGTCGCCTCGCACGGAATAACATTTCAAATCAGTAGATTAGCCCTGGAAAGCAAAAAATTCATCTCGTGAGTGAGTGCTGTAAAATAGCGGTTCGAAATATTATCGATATCTCGTTCGTATGTGACTGTGACCCCAAAAAACACATCACCAGCCAAGTGATAACTGTAAAGATTGACAAAGCAAAATATATCCAATATAACCCAAACTGAAACTCCAGAAAATGTGCAACTAAAACATATTGGCCATCAAGTGAAAAGATTTAGCGATTAACGCCGGACTATTGGATTGGACACAGGACCGAGCACTGGGACTATCTTCGGAGAAAGCGCACCTAATCTAACCTCAAAATGGTTTCGCACTACTACAACACACTGCCCTACACACAAAAGCACAGTGCCGCCAATTTGGCCTATGCCTCGGCGGCGGGCCAGCCATGGAACTGGACGCCCAACTACCACCACACGCCGCCGAACCACCAGTTCCTGGGCGATGTGGACTCCTCGCATGCCGCCCACCACGCGGCCGCTGCCCACCAGATGTACTACAACTCCCATCACATGTTCcactcggcggcggcggcctCTGCCGGGGACTGGCACTCACCCGCCTCGAGCACGGCGGACAACTTCGTCCAGAATGTGCCCACGTCGGCCCACCAGCTGatgcagcagcaccaccaccatcacgcCCATGCCTCCAGCAGTTCCGCCAGTTCCGGGAGCAGCAGTAGCGGCGGTGCACCGGGTGCGCCCCAGCTCAACGAGACCAACAGCAGCAtcggcggcggaggagcaggCGCTGGCGGTGGTGTTGGCGGGGCCACCGATGGAGGACCAGGTTCCGCACCACCCAACCATCAGCAGCACATCGCCGAGGGTCTCCCATCGCCGCCGATTACCGTTTCGGGCTCGGAGATTTCTAGCCCGGGGGCGCCGACTTCTGCCTCGTCGCCGCATCATCACTTGGCCCACCATTTGAGTGCCGtcgccaacaacaacaacaataacagtCCGTCCACccataacaacaacaacaataacaattcggtgagcaacaacaacaggacATCGCCATCAAAGCCGCCATACTTCGACTGGATGAAGAAGCCCGCCTATCCAGCACAACCACAACCAGGTGAGTCCTTGGAGACCCaagaatattatttaatacagATTTAGTGTTATGAGGGGTATGATCGGTTACTACATAACTTTGTGACCAGGGATAATACCCTGCTTTACTGCGAAGTTGAGGGCTATACTTCAAAATGTCATGCGAAATAAGCTCTTACTCATCGAAGGCTTTTAGTCCGAGAGACCTCGATTACCCCAATTTTCGTGTATTCAGTTACTTAGTCATATTCCGCTGACCTTCGATTCCGCGTGCCCTGCGCTTGGGTTTCTCCCGCATCCGCCTGGCCACATTCCGAGCCCGAAGATTCCATATTGCCCAGCACATAATGCACTGCATTGTCTTCCCGCCAAGCTCGTGCTGTTCGCGCTTTTCCCTGTCCATCTCTCGCGGTACATGTATGGGCTTTTATAAGAATCCGTTTACCTGGCGCGCATCCGAGTCCAATGGCCAATTAGctcataaaaatcaaattctGTTCAAGCTCCACTTTTATGATATTCAGTTGGGGTCGCGAGATCCCCGATCCGACGCCTTGATTTATGGCCACCCCGTGTTCACCGTCCACATGAGtgtttctgtttgtttgctcCACTCTGTCTCCGTCTCGATTCCGATTCCATTGACTAATTTTGTATCGTAAATCAACTTAACAACTATAAACATTTGAAAATGGTTTGATCAACTTACCAATAAGCAGCCAGCATTTGATGGAAAGTCCACCAGAGTAGCGGACTGGACTGTGCAGGCTTGAAAGTTAGGAAGTTGGATACCAATCTCACAGCAATTAGCATTGTGTGGAGTGTCCAATTGAAGGTTTCTCAATTTCCACAAATTATATGTATACTTAACAATAAGTGTACTACCCAATTCGACTCTCTTCTCTCAGTTAATGCCAATTTTCTGTGATTATTTGGGTTTTTTGCGTTTTGTTTGCCGTGTTTTCCCACAACTGGAAAAACAAGCAAAGGCAATGCAGATGGCAGAGCAGCGATCTCAAACATGGCAAGGAATAAACACTCACACATTTGCGCACGATTTATGACCCGGGCGCATGTCAAGAAGGGGAGAACGAAGACGACGATATCGACGATATCGACAATAACGCCGATATCCATTAAGCCCATAAAATCTGTTGGCATGCAATTAGCGTTTATGGCCGCTAATCCAGCCGATCAAGCCGACAAGGCGGCTCAAGTTTgccttatttattattattcaaaacCCCTTTAGCCTCCGCTGTCTGAATGTCACCTTTCTGACGCGCGACTGATTGCAATTCATGTCGTATTTCATTTGCCTAAAAAGCACAAATATTTAAGAAGTAAGAGTGGAATCTAAAGTTAGATATTATTTACAGCCACTATGAGccatcagcagcagcgccTTTTGCCAACTTTGCTCAAGTATTATCTACCTGGCATCTTCTTGAATTGTTACTTTCTCCAAATGGAGTAATAATTAGTAATCTGCCTTCTCCAACCGAAGAGGGGCTGTGACTAACACTTCGTGATTTTTAATAGAATTATAAAAGCCCCATTTCTTGTTGTCTTCGCGGCATGTGGCAGGGCACGTCGAAGGCCCACTTCAGCTTTCGGGGTGTGGCAATAAAACGGCAACCGCGATTGTCGCTGGATGCAGATGCCGTGTACTTTTGTTTCAATGGCTGGTGGTTCGGGCGGCTTTTGCGATTAGATTAGCTAGCGTGGGGAATCAAATAAACGCCCGCCCTGTCAATAAGTCCTGGGTGAAAACCCCACCCAACCCACTGTGGCCCATGGGGCTGCGAGTTCTATTTTCTGTCGCTTCAATAATGTGCCGAGTGATATGGAAACGTGGCCACAAAAAAAATAGAGTTCTTTGCGTGTTATCTAAAACGTCAAAAGCGTTGTTGATAAGCGATTCCGCTGCGTTTGCGACGGGCATATTGATTAAAACAATATAGGGTCATAAACCAATAAAAATTAGTATTACTTccaataaaaactaaatagcGACATTTACGATCAAATCTATGCAATCATTATTAAACGGCAAGAAATTTAAGTGTCCATAGTTCAGAAAAGGAACTTCCAACAAGGCGTGTTTGTCCAAGTTGGCTGAAGTATCCAACCAATTATATCAGTTATCCCCATTCTTTGATCCCAAAAATCCTTTGATTTGCCAACTTCTCATTGCATTGAACCcactttatatatatttgcttaTTAGCTGTCCGTAATTTATTGTCGTTATAATTTCTCCGGAGAACAAATGTATCTGGGGGCCCAAGGAGTTCTTACTGGGATTGTCTGTAGATTTTCAGCATTGCCCGTGTTGGGACATAAAAACTAATGCCACCTGACACATTGAGATTTAATGTGTCAATATGCACAGAAAATTTATATCTAGCCACATAAATAATCGAAAGAGaaagggagagagagagagagaaggaATATATGACGGGCTTGGATTTATATTGATTTCCCGACGCATCTGGAAAGTGTCGTACTGCTCCACCGGCGCGGATGGGATACCTTTTGGTCTGGGTCCCGCTCCCAGTACCAGGTTCGTCCCCGCTCCCAAGATAAGCCATTGAAAATGGCCACTAGCTGCAGTGGAACTATGTGTGGTTCGGTTTCCTTATCGGCACTATCGCTGTTTGCCGATGACATTTACCCTTCCCGTTCGCCCGTCCAAAGTTTCCTCCTCCGCTCCTGCACGGGTCAAAAATGAAGTCGATTTTTGGCTGCGACTGATCTACGTGGAGTGTACGTTCGGATCGGTGATTGACATGATGGGATTAGCATGGAACTCGCTGGCCAGGCCGTCCCATCTCCCTGTCCGTTTGTCACGGACTTGTTACCACTGTGTCGTTTGCCCTGGGCTTAGTTGTCCAAATAATAGAACAGAATCGTGTTTGGGTTTTCCTGCTCTATTTGTATTGGCCCTGATATTGGTAATAACCAGAAATTTGAGTCTTGTCCCAAAGCCCTGCGCACACAGCCGTATATATGTCCATATACGCATAGGTCTCCATGTTCATGTTTTTGATATACCATTCGAGGCGTATCGAGTTTATATTGGAGGCGCTAGGGATTCCGGGGGCTTAAATTGGGGTTACGGACGGCTTACTCAGCGGAGTGATAAATTAAAATGGTAGCAGTTCAAAATGGGCTGcgaattatattatattatttataaatggaAATTGGCACATTTTATTCTGATGAGTTATAAATCAATGTAGAATGCAACTAAAAGCCGTGGAAACTACTTGGACTGTACAATCCATTGGGTAATCTTTCACCATCTGCAGCCTGTAGcaaaatgtaatatttcaGATATTTTTCTAACAATCCATTGCCCAGTCCTGCCTCAAGTTAGTTTATCAATGAAAGTAAACAGAAAAGAGAGAAACTGTAAATTATAGCCACGTTTCCTGTTCGCCATAAACCATAATTCCATaatggacgagtgggaatactgcgatgtacatatgtacatagctcGTATCGGGAAAAGGGGGCGAAAGCCTTTTGTTTGGGGGGTTGGCCAAGTTGGCCAAGTGACAGGGAAATCCGATTGTCAATCAACGAGCTCCGCCTGAATTATGACAACACCAAACGTTGCAATGATGATGGctcggacggacggacggacggacggatgACACCTGCTAGTGTCTCAGGCCAAAGTCAACCCGCGATTGAATGATTGAGTAGCTGACTGATTGAAGTTTGAGGCTTGGTGCCTGAGGATTGGCGATTGGGGAGTGGGGAGTGGGAGGCGGCAGCGAATTCTGATTTCATTTCGAGTCGTTTGGCGATTCCTTTTATGAGGTGACAACATTTACGATACGGTAGCAAAAGCGGAAAGAAAGATTCGTATGTATATGGCCGGTGGGCAACGTTAATCGCTTAACAATACAATAAAGTagcaataattataaaaactaaatgaaaTGCCCCGCCATCGTATAAGTGACCCACAACCATGAATGAACCAGTGCGCGCGAATATATATGATTGCCATATTTGTGATTTTTATGCCCGACTTTGATTAGGATGATTATACGCTTGATGAGCCCGCGGATTACTATTGCCCTTCTTGTTTGTGGACTGTAGGTGGTATCTAGGTGGTATATGGTGCTCGCCAACGGGTCCAACTATGTACTTACATATATTCCCTTCCGATTCTGTTTGCGCCTGCCGCATTTGCTCAGTTTCACCTCGGAGTTCAAGCAAATATTGTTGCACACTGACCCGAACCGCCTGCCtgggccaaaaaaaaaaaaacactgaGATAAGGGTTAGGGGGCGGAGAATCGGTGGGGAATGGCTGGGAAATTTATAGTGTTCCTCGGCGCAGCCGTAGGAATTTATTGCACATTATTTTGTAGTAATAGTTTTATGAAGCGCAAATTTGCTTTCAATACTGTGGGCTTCAGTGggcttttaaatatttattgtggcTGTGGTGATCAATGGGTTTTGATTGTATGATTTCATTTGGTTTCTATATCCATTAGTTAAGGATGAAGCTGCGAAAGAACTTATCGCTAAGTAAGAcatgttttaaataatttgtataCTCTTAATGATGAACACAGAATCTAATCCCTTGTATCTAATCCCTTCCCGTCGAATCGCAGACCTGAGCAGCTCGCCCAACTTAGAGGATCTGAGTGATTTGCTGGACGCAAGCGGTAGGAGTTGCATCCACAGCCTGcatattttccatttattacTAAGAAATACTATAGTTAGCTTTCCTTCTTTGCCTCTAATgcgatttttgtgtttttccttttgatgcatgcaatttttttgatttgcgACTGAGTGGGGAGGGTCATAAAGACCCCCTCCGCCACTTCCTACTCATATTCCCCAAATCATATAGCCATAAAGTTTATTGTTTGCATCGCCGTGGCAAATAATTAACGtacatttgaaaataatttttagTGGCCTAAGAAAAAAATGCTAGCCCCCTTCCTTTCCATCATTTCTGGCTGTATTCCTCGCCGCATCTTTCTATTGCCTGACTTGGCGTATTTATGGCTTTAATGGCATCTCATTCAGGCCATAAGCGGGCCGCGTTTTTCCCTTCGATGGCCGCCATTTTTTCCTGCCACATCGGCCTCTCTTTCCCACCTCGCCTccgtctcgctcgctcgctcgctctgCCTCTGCTCCTGCGTTTGAGCCATAAATAAAGCGAGCTCTGAGTCAGACTTGGACTAGAGCTGGAGCCATCGCTGCCACTCCATTGGCGTGCCTCGAGGTTGCGTGCCGCATATATATGTCGGATATATGTTTATTCGTATGTACGTACGGATGTATATGTACATCTGGGCACGTACGAGCGGCATTCGTTTGTTGCACGCGATCTGATATTATGATTATATCCACGCCGCCTCGTTTCTTACCCCATTCGCATTTATGGGGCTGCGTGTCAGCGTGATCaagggaggaggaggaggaggaggaggaggggcCGGAATTTATCTGGGAGTGGTCTCCAAAGAGGAAAACTTGGAGAAGAACTCACATTTGCATATGTATGTCCGCCTGCCATATAACGTGTTTGCATGTCGCATGTTTCATTTTGACGGTGTCCATTTTGGCTTTCCGTCTGTGGTACGAACTTAAGTTTATGTTTGGATACTTTATGTTACGTGATGTAAAAGATTCGTAATCCCTAGGCTAAGAACCGTTTTATGTTCAAATATAACATTTATATACACATGAACTACTTTCTAATCCTCATAAAACAAAGCAATCACTTATTCTTACTAAACTTACCATTTGAAAACCCAATCTGTCTGCAAGGCAAAGGGTAAAGACGACCCTATCACCCCGACCTTCCCCCAAGGACACCGGGTACCGTTACCGTAGGCTTAGCCCAGAAAAGGAAGAAAGAAGGAAAAATAAACGTCAAATCGAATCAAATGATTTTATGATGTAATTTGAGCTAATATTTACGATATAAGAGCAGCTAAAACAGCAGCAAAAtgccaaataaatgttattgtTATATTGTCGCTCGGTGGTGAGAGCCAAAAAGACATATATAAGCCCCATCCTACGAGTATTCCACGTTTATGATGCTGGAGGATGGCGGAATGAGGATGGTGgaaagacaaaacaaaagcagagCGAAACAAGTGGAAACAAAGAAAAGCCAAATATTCGCAAAAGTCTTTAAGCTGGGCGAAATAGTTGGGGGAACTTCCAGCAGCCAAATGGGGTGTTAAAAAGTCAAGTGTTGAGGTTTGTGTGTCCAAATCTCCGGGGTGCCATTGACGAAATTGCTCTTTCCGCTGGCGTTCGAGGACTTCCGCTTGCCACAGGACTATCGCTTTAATCTTCAGGCAGAAAAAGCGCTTAAATTCGAGCGGAGCTGACTTATGGTAGCCAGGTAATAAATGTCTCCCAATAGGTTTTCACGGGTTGGAACAGAGACAACAACCCGAAATCACGGGTCACGGGGGTGATGTCTTCAGCACTCAGTGACAAATTAACGCCCAGCGGGGTGGCGGAGAAACCACCATGACCAGGACACAGCAACTGCGGATGCTTCCTCCACCTCCAgcaccatcaccaccatcCGAGACCGTGGCTAACCGCAGTGGTGGCATCAGTTACCCAACTGCAACTTGTCCTTGGCCACTGATTTTTCCCCGGGGGGCGGACCACATAATTGCCCAGCAATCAACAGCTGTTCTAATGGGAAACAGACCAGACCAGACCTCCTCAGTCCGCtacaatttatggccaaatgATCCTTGCTCTTGCTCTACTTCAGCTGTTCGACATTAGAGAATCGCTTTCCACTGTTTGGACACTTCTCCTTTGTCGGCATGCGAAGTTGAGGCGGCAGCACTTGGGCCAATTGACTCCGTCGGCGGGATTGCCGCTGTTTGGCCTGGAATTACTTCGGAATGCACTGAGCGATGCCTGTAACCACATTCTGCACAGCGCCTTCTGGTTGCCTTGGTTGGTATGAGAGCACCTCGGCTATGATTTCGCACAGTGCTGCCTGCGTGCGATCAAAGAACCATCTGAATCCAACCAACCACCCGGCGAACTCCTGCCCCCCAAGAACGCTCGATGAGTGGGGAACAGCCATTAAAGCTTATCGGGACAAATGTCCAACGATCCGAGCTCTACAGTTTGTAACTCCGTCGATATTATTGATACAGACCTCAACTGGGATTAGTAGTGCGTACGCTGGCCGCTCTTAGAACTTCGCCGCCGGGCAAAGCCGGCTGAATAATCTATAGTTACATGCGGGGCAAACACCACAAAAGCATTAGCAGTTCAAATCAGACTCTCAATTGGTTCGACTTAGGAACGAACCCCATTCGATATAAATTACGCTGCGTTGGGGCCCAGCGACAGAGCCATAAAAAATGTCACACCTTGACgcacaattttatttaattgctaGTAAAATAAGCGGAATACTATATATGCACACATATAGCGGATGGATATGCCAGATATCTACGAGGCGGATTTTCGAGCTCAATTGTTTGCAGAAGTGACGGggattttcggattttttgcCATTCATTCACAATCTTATCATCTTCCTGCAAAGAGGCGGCGAGTGGAGATCTCAGTAGGATCTTGGGGGTTCAGACAACGCAGCTTTAGCATTAGGATCAAGTTGATCCACACCCATCGTTTGTCTTGCCCCGTTTATTAACGCCATAAAGCACGCGGCTCGCTGGTATTATAGTTGTGCATATATGTGCGTAGGTATGTACGATTTATTAGATTATGGCCGTGAAGGTCAGCGGAGCCAGGCACCCGCGCCCCCACCCGTGCACCGCCCACTGCCCTGCTCCAGTTTGTCCCCGATTCCGTGCGGATTTGCCCATGTTTGCGCTCCGTTTCAGGTGTGAGAAGTGGGAGC
This genomic stretch from Drosophila mauritiana strain mau12 chromosome 2L, ASM438214v1, whole genome shotgun sequence harbors:
- the LOC117143158 gene encoding homeotic protein caudal, which translates into the protein MVSHYYNTLPYTQKHSAANLAYASAAGQPWNWTPNYHHTPPNHQFLGDVDSSHAAHHAAAAHQMYYNSHHMFHSAAAASAGDWHSPASSTADNFVQNVPTSAHQLMQQHHHHHAHASSSSASSGSSSSGGAPGAPQLNETNSSIGGGGAGAGGGVGGATDGGPGSAPPNHQQHIAEGLPSPPITVSGSEISSPGAPTSASSPHHHLAHHLSAVANNNNNNSPSTHNNNNNNNSVSNNNRTSPSKPPYFDWMKKPAYPAQPQPGKTRTKDKYRVVYTDFQRLELEKEYCTSRYITIRRKSELAQTLSLSERQVKIWFQNRRAKERKQNKKGSDPNVMGVGVQHADYSQLLDAKAKLEPGLHLSHSLAHSMNPMAAMNIPAMRLHPHLAAHSHSLVAAAAHTHQLQQQHSAQMSAAAAVGTLSM